The proteins below are encoded in one region of Mustelus asterias unplaced genomic scaffold, sMusAst1.hap1.1 HAP1_SCAFFOLD_2458, whole genome shotgun sequence:
- the LOC144489708 gene encoding proline-rich protein 14-like gives MSLRVGNEPPSVLEPHHAVPPLGTPRTSAADRPAPSNPAPGLTPVSDRLGSPATPPRVGQGHRATPRRRTPRPARPAGSPLERLAGRVLSVNLEDCLPLNVTPEAPPTPPRVTRNGVSWKSSGSSPETPPPSTRLNTWQSSPAMESASGTLRDGETDKRPLGDRLDCDCLGPTGSCGQPPSRHPPPQHSASPPESPSYPYSRWKLSPFIQTVRSKLESFAGIFLSPVRTHLAWPSPAPAPSAVAASPAPVAGEGDRGPEASLSPRAVNIQVKIAISGEAATTPSLSSSPSSPQHRLSRSQSCPDLPSQPPRPPPLPRPPPRAPRHRRHTLGGAEPARELGAGGGEQCQRRRTLPPFPRALLCLRKEVYPDRRPATPPRREGGLPRRSPVGWDGAAGNTADRGSSPSRQGSPAADGLETLSRVVLLNGGPVTEREEPPDVGGSTPKARNRHHRGGHCQDTVTREQRQDSSGREKLGKVSRFRIRKTPVKSQTNLTPMGLPKPTRLNKKEFSLEEIYTNKNYKAPTEKRSFETIFEEPVRRNGLLVLTGQRRLKRVLEFQDSSVPRKRRLRQRLRQAQRGASWSRSLRSAVRDSQLELILQQRLADLETLSVSEEG, from the exons ATGTCTCTGCGAGTCGGGAACGAGCCTCCCAGCGTTCTGGAACCTCATCATGCCGTCCCCCCACTGGGCACCCCCCGAACGAGCGCCGCCGACAGACCCGCCCCCTCGAACCCGGCCCCCGGCCTGACTCCTGTCTCTGATCGGCTGGGATCCCCGGCCACTCCCCCGAGGGTCGGTCAGGGGCACCGAGCCACGCCCAGGCGCCGGACCCCACGCCCGGCGCGCCCTGCCGGCTCCCCGCTCGAGCGGCTGGCTGGCCGCGTCCTGTCCGTCAACCTGGAGGACTGCCTGCCCCTCAACGTGACGCCAGAAGCTCCGCCGACCCCCCCGAGGGTCACCCGCAACGGG GTGTCGTGGAAGAGCTCAGGATCCAGCCCAGAGACACCGCCACCGAGCACCAG GTTGAACACGTGGCAGTCCTCCCCGGCGATGGAGTCCGCTTCCGGGACGCTGCGCGATGGGGAAACGGACAAACGGCCGCTTGGGGACCGTCTGGACTGTGACTGTCTGG gTCCCACTGGAAGTTGTGGCCAACCCCCCAGCCGGCACCCACCTCCCCAGCATTCAGCCAGCCCGCCCGAGAGTCCCTCCTACCCGTACAGCCGCTGGAAGCTCTCCCCCTTCATCCAGACGGTCCGCTCGAAGCTGGAAAGTTtcgctgggatcttcctgtccccggTGCGGACGCACCTGGCCTGGCCCAGCCCCGCTCCCGCTCCCAGCGCCGTCGCGGCCAGCCCGGCCCCCGTCGCTGGCGAGGGGGACCGAGGCCCCGAGGCTTCGCTGAGCCCTCGGGCCGTCAACATTCAAGTGAAGATTGCCATCTCGGGCGAGGCggccaccaccccctccctttcctcttctccctccagcccccaacaccgCCTCAGTCGTAGCCAGTCCTGCCCGGATCTCCCCTCGCAGCCCCCCcgcccgccgcccctcccccgcccgcccccccgcgccccccggcACCGGCGCCACACCCTGGGGGGCGCCGAGCCGGCCCGGGAGCTGGGGGCGGGCGGCGGCGAGCAGTGCCAACGGCGCAggaccctcccccctttcccccgcgCCCTCCTCTGCCTCCGCAAGGAGGTCTACCCCGACCGACGGCCCGCCACCCCGCCCCGCAGAGAAGGGGGGCTCCCCCGGCGCTCCCCCGTCGGCTGGGATGGGGCAGCTGGCAACACCGCAGACCGAGGGAGCTCACCGTCCAG ACAGGGCTCCCCAGCGGCTGACGGACTGGAGACCCTGTCGCGGGTGGTTCTGCTAAACGGGGGTCCCGTCACAGAGCGTGAGGAGCCCCCCGATGTGGGTGGCAGCACCCCGAAGGCACGCAATCGACACCATCGCGGTGGCCACTGCCAGGACACTGTGACCAGAGAACAG CGACAGGATTCCTCCGGACGGGAAAAGCTCGGAAAAGTCTCGCGATTTCGCATTCGGAAAACTCCAGTGAAATCTCAGACCAACCTCACCCCCATGGGTCTACCCAAACCAACACG ACTGAATAAGAAGGAGTTTAGTCTGGAAGAAATCTACACAAACAAGAATTACAAAGCACCGACAGAGAAACG TTCCTTTGAGACGATCTTCGAGGAGCCGGTTCGGAGGAACGGTCTGTTGGTGCTGACGGGCCAGAGGAGGCTCAAGCGGGTGTTGGAATTTCAGGATAGCAGTGTTCCCCGGAAGCGGAGGCTTCGACAGCGCTTGAGGCAGGCGCAGAGGGGGGCGTCCTGGTCCCGCAGTCTGCGTTCCGCCGTGAGGGACAGCCAACTGGAGCTAATATTGCAGCAGC